The following are from one region of the Entelurus aequoreus isolate RoL-2023_Sb linkage group LG17, RoL_Eaeq_v1.1, whole genome shotgun sequence genome:
- the LOC133632270 gene encoding zinc finger protein 501-like: MDDYCYAKMATSAKREHERESAPPTENNLKSEDEDVQQLIGNPEEVSPQLGGSSTLKQETPQPPCIKKEEEELCITQEGECLLGREEADYTKFPLSILSVKTEDDEEKPQVDNLLAPLSDREAEDEVEEPLSRDKDCEGDMRTHTDNKHSECSTKKIGKICLSCSICAESFILKGQLNQHMKTHTGEKPFNCSVCGKSFSKNIHLTKHMRTHTGEKTFKCSVCGKIFDRNSHLTQHLRTHTGEKPFNCSVCDTSFSQSGSLTQHMRTHTGEKPFNCSVCDTSFSQSGSLTKHMRTHTGEKPFNCSICGENFSIKNILTEHMRTHTGKKPFSCSVCCKRFPHNADAVKHTKTHKNPQEKISISKIAV, translated from the exons atggacgactactgctatgctaagatggcgacgtccgctaaaagagaacatgaaagagaatcagcgccaccaacggagaacaatctgaaaagcgaagatgaag acgtccagcagctgatcggtaatccagaagaagtttcccctcagttaggggggagctccactttgaagcaggagactccacaaccaccctgcattaaaaaggaagaggaggaactctgcatcactcaggagggagagtgtcttctaggacgagaggaagctgattacaccaagtttccactgagtattctctctgtgaagactgaagatgatgaagagaaaccacaagtagacaacctcttagctccactatcagatcgtgaggctgaagacgaggttgaagaacctttgagcagagataaagactgtgaaggtgatatgaggactcacactgacaacaaacactctgaatgctctacaaagaaaaTAGGTAAAATATGTTTGAGTTGTTCAATTTGTGCTGAAAGTTTTATTTTAAAGGGCCAATTAAATCAACACATGAAGACACACACAggggaaaaaccatttaattgttcagtttgtggcaaaagcttttctaaaAATATCCacttgactaaacacatgagaacacacacaggagaaaaaacatttaaatgttcagtttgtggcaaaatatTTGATCgaaatagccatttgactcaacacttgagaacacacacaggtgaaaaaccatttaattgttcagtttgtgacacAAGCTTTTCTCAAAGTggctctttgactcaacacatgagaacacacacaggtgaaaaaccatttaattgttcagtttgtgacacAAGCTTTTCTCAAAGTGGCtctttgactaaacacatgagaacacacacaggtgaaaaaccatttaactgttcaATTTGTGGTGAAAACTTTTCTATTAAGAACATTTTGaccgaacacatgagaacacacacaggtaaaaaaccatttagttgttcagtgtgctgtaaaaggttcccacataatgcagacgcagtaaaacacacaaaaacccacaaaaacccacaagagaaaataagtatttctaaaatagctgtttag
- the LOC133632291 gene encoding oocyte zinc finger protein XlCOF22-like, producing MRTHTDNKHSECSTKKRGKTCLSCSVCGQSFTKKSNLTQHMRTHTGEKPFICSVCGKSFSQNSLLSRHMRTHTGEKPFKCSVCGKSFSQNSLLSRHMRTHTGEKHFACSVCGKSFSQKSSLTQHMRTHTGEKTFNCSVCGKSFSRNTSLTQHMRTHTGEKPLNCSVCGKGLSVNRYLTEHMRTHTGGKPFICSCCGKSFSFKGCLIEHMRTHTDEKPYKCSVCGKSFSVKRILTQHMRTHTGEKPFTCSVCCKRFTRNADAVRHFRTHKGK from the coding sequence atgaggactcacactgacaacaaacactctgaatgctctacaaagaagagaggtaaaacatgtttgagctgctcagtttgtggtcaaagttttactaaaaagagcaatttgactcaacacatgagaacacacacaggtgaaaaaccatttatttgttcagtttgtggcaaaagcttttctcaaaatagcttgttgagtcgacacatgagaacgcacacaggtgaaaaaccatttaagtgttcagtttgtggcaaaagcttttctcaaaatagcttgttgagtcgacacatgagaacacacacaggtgaaaaacattttgcttgttcagtttgtggcaaaagcttttctcaaaaaagctctttgactcaacacatgagaacacacacaggagaaaaaacatttaattgttcagtgtgcggcaaaagcttttctcgaaatacctctttgactcaacacatgagaacacacacaggtgaaaaaccacttaattgttcagtttgtggcaaaggcTTGTCTGTTAACAgatatttgactgaacacatgagaacacacaccggtgGAAAACCATTTATCTGTTCATGTTGTGGCAAGAGCTTTTCTTTTAAGGGTTGTTTGatagaacacatgagaacacacacagatgaaaaaccatataagtgttcagtttgtggcaaaagcttttctgttaagagaatattgactcaacacatgagaacacacactggagaaaaaccatttacttgttcagtgtgctgtaaaaggttcacacGTAATGCAGATGCAGTAAGACACTttagaacacacaagggaaaataa
- the LOC133632293 gene encoding gastrula zinc finger protein XlCGF17.1-like, whose product MRTHTDNKHSECSTKKRGKTCLSCSVCGQSFTKKSRLTRHMRTHTGKKPFKCSVCGKSFSRNIDLTKHMRTHTGEKPFCCSVCGKSFSESGSLTQHMRTHTGDKPFKCSVCGKSFSIKSNLTKHMRTHTGEKPFSCSVCGKSFSESGSLTQHMRTHTGEKTFNCSVCGNSFSKNGSLTQHMRTHTGEKTFNCSVCGKSFPHNSSLCRHMRTHAGEKPFTCSVCCKRFTHKADAVKHTRTHTGK is encoded by the coding sequence atgaggactcacactgacaacaaacactctgaatgctctacaaagaagagaggtaaaacatgtttgagctgctcggtTTGTGGtcaaagttttactaaaaagagccgtttgactcgacacatgagaacacacacaggtaaaaaaccatttaagtgttcagtttgtggcaaaagcttttctcgaaatatcgatttgactaaacacatgagaacacacacaggtgaaaaaccattttgttgttcagtttgtggcaaaagcttttctgaaagtggctctttgactcaacacatgagaacgcacacaggtgataaaccatttaagtgttcagtttgtggcaaaagcttttctattaagagcaatttgactaaacacatgagaacacacacaggtgaaaaaccatttagttgttcagtttgtggcaaaagcttttctgaaagtggctctttgactcaacacatgagaacacacacaggtgaaaaaacatttaattgttcagtttgtggcaacagcttttctaaaaatggctctttgactcaacacatgagaacacacacaggagaaaaaacatttaactgttcagtttgtggcaaaagctttcctcataacagctctttgtgtcgacacatgagaacacacgctggagaaaaaccatttacttgttcagtgtgctgtaaaaggttcacacataaagcagacgcagtaaaacacacaagaacacacacgggCAAATAA